The following proteins are encoded in a genomic region of Papaver somniferum cultivar HN1 unplaced genomic scaffold, ASM357369v1 unplaced-scaffold_10, whole genome shotgun sequence:
- the LOC113326731 gene encoding late embryogenesis abundant protein Dc3-like, whose amino-acid sequence MSTNQTVESAKNTVNTAGEHVADAAHATRDYVADAANSTTNTVQQKKEETSSVLADTTQTAKEHVANAADSVSKAAKPEEEKTPGFLEKTGTAVVNTAQGAVEAVKNTIGMNDKK is encoded by the exons ATGTCTACTAATCAGACAGTTGAATCAGCTAAGAACACAGTTAACACAGCTGGGGAACATGTTGCAGATGCAGCTCACGCAACTAGAGACTATGTAGCCGATGCAGCCAATTCTACCACCAATACTGTCCAACAGAAAAAGGAAGAGACCTCTAGTGTCCTTGCCGATACAACTCAAACAGCTAAGGAGCATGTTGCCAATGCAGCTGATTCTGTGTCCAAAGCTGCCAAGCCGGAAGAAGAAAAGACCCCTGGATTCCTTGAAAAG ACCGGAACAGCAGTGGTGAACACGGCACAAGGTGCAGTGGAGGCTGTGAAGAACACAATCGGAATGAATGACAAGAAGTAA